From a single Anaerolineales bacterium genomic region:
- a CDS encoding N-carbamoylsarcosine amidohydrolase: protein MSDLASNYKGVFDGRLGFGKRPALLIVDFINAYVTEGAPLFAPDVVTAVDETIPLLSLARAKQIPVLFTKVLYNKNFRDGGLFIQKVPVLKTMVEGEPLAEIVPRLTPIESDIIIVKQYASAFFGTSLAATLTSLSVDTLLLTGCSTSGCIRASAVDGMQYGFRVIVPRECVADRHPGPHEANLFDINSKYGDVVSKAEVMEYLQNL from the coding sequence GTGTCTGATCTCGCAAGCAACTACAAAGGCGTCTTCGACGGTCGCCTCGGATTTGGAAAACGTCCCGCGCTCTTGATCGTGGATTTCATCAACGCCTATGTGACGGAAGGCGCGCCTCTTTTCGCGCCCGATGTTGTTACTGCCGTCGACGAAACGATTCCACTCCTCAGCCTTGCCCGTGCAAAGCAGATTCCCGTCTTGTTCACGAAAGTCCTCTATAACAAGAACTTCCGCGACGGCGGCCTCTTCATCCAAAAAGTCCCCGTGCTGAAAACGATGGTCGAAGGCGAACCGCTGGCGGAAATTGTCCCGCGACTCACGCCCATTGAATCGGACATCATCATCGTCAAACAATACGCCTCCGCCTTCTTCGGCACATCTCTCGCAGCTACGCTCACCTCCCTTAGCGTGGACACGCTTCTCCTGACAGGCTGTTCCACCTCTGGTTGCATCCGCGCCTCCGCCGTGGATGGAATGCAATACGGCTTCCGCGTCATCGTCCCGCGCGAATGTGTCGCGGATCGGCATCCAGGTCCGCATGAGGCGAATTTGTTTGACATCAACTCGAAGTATGGCGATGTGGTTTCGAAGGCGGAAGTGATGGAATATTTACAAAATCTTTGA
- a CDS encoding CoA transferase encodes MKALHGIRILDLTHMLSGPYAGMLLADLGADSIKVEPPVTGEGTRRLLEKDPANSLHGFGAYYMTLNRNKKSITLDLKSEKGLALFYELVKTADVVLSNFSAGVTERLQIDYARLSQINPRIITCTVTGFGETGPAKNHTAFDMVAQAMGGGMSITGQPGDPPTRSGIPIGDLAGGLMATIGVLAALQARHTTGRGQHVDISMLDAQISLLNYMATMHFLSGIIPDKLGNGHFVHVPYDTFQCSDGYLIIAIIADNFWEALLTLLPADDLNNEEHKFQPGRLKNKALINRRLNEILSTNTQAYWLEKLRAARIPCAPVYNLQQAVHDEQVLARNMIVEVAHPLGGSTKMPGNPIKLSDTHEDTFSPPPTLGQHNDEVYASIGLTAEELTALREAGVV; translated from the coding sequence ATGAAAGCTCTCCACGGAATTCGAATTCTCGACCTCACTCACATGCTCAGCGGACCCTACGCAGGCATGCTTCTTGCCGATCTCGGCGCGGACAGCATCAAAGTGGAGCCGCCGGTCACAGGTGAAGGCACCCGCCGCCTGTTGGAGAAAGATCCGGCGAACAGTCTCCACGGCTTCGGCGCCTATTACATGACCCTCAACCGCAACAAGAAAAGCATCACGCTCGACCTCAAATCCGAAAAGGGACTGGCACTTTTCTACGAACTGGTCAAAACCGCCGATGTCGTCCTCAGCAACTTCAGCGCCGGCGTGACCGAACGCCTCCAGATCGATTACGCCCGCCTGTCGCAGATCAATCCACGCATCATCACCTGTACTGTGACAGGTTTTGGTGAGACAGGTCCTGCCAAGAATCACACCGCCTTCGACATGGTCGCGCAGGCGATGGGCGGCGGCATGAGCATCACTGGTCAGCCCGGCGACCCGCCCACGCGTTCGGGCATTCCCATTGGCGATCTCGCGGGCGGCCTCATGGCGACCATCGGCGTGCTGGCCGCCCTGCAGGCGCGTCACACCACTGGGCGCGGACAGCACGTGGACATCTCCATGCTCGACGCGCAGATCAGCCTGCTCAACTACATGGCGACCATGCACTTTCTCTCGGGCATCATCCCCGACAAACTTGGCAACGGGCATTTCGTGCATGTGCCCTACGATACCTTCCAATGCTCCGACGGCTACCTCATCATCGCCATCATCGCCGATAATTTTTGGGAGGCGCTGCTCACGCTCCTCCCTGCCGACGATCTCAACAACGAAGAGCACAAATTCCAGCCGGGGCGGCTCAAGAACAAGGCGCTCATCAACCGCCGCCTCAACGAGATCCTTTCCACGAACACACAAGCCTACTGGCTCGAAAAATTGCGCGCCGCCCGCATCCCCTGCGCGCCGGTGTACAACCTCCAGCAAGCCGTCCACGACGAGCAGGTGCTCGCCCGTAACATGATCGTGGAGGTGGCGCATCCGCTCGGCGGCTCGACGAAAATGCCCGGCAACCCCATCAAACTTTCGGACACGCACGAAGATACCTTCTCCCCGCCGCCCACGCTCGGTCAGCACAACGACGAAGTCTATGCTTCCATTGGTTTGACGGCTGAAGAGTTGACCGCCTTGCGTGAAGCAGGCGTGGTATAA
- a CDS encoding aldolase/citrate lyase family protein, with product MFIQENRLKLKLKAGQPAFGVISTSTDPQLAELFGLAGYDYYMLDAEHGLLHPDQAVNVIRACELTGMTPLVRIGPKDPKLVLQYLDAGMLGVMMPDLRNASEVKMLIDAVKYPPVGKRGVGISRASKYMAYSGGAEKYIQFANEQTMVIPQFEDPALLNDFEAMISQPHVDAVVIGPRDLSLNMGFPDGPNHPEVQEIIDKVFAICKKAGVAAGITAGVKADADNMIARGATMILGIAQVLIMNGAKTLLK from the coding sequence ATGTTCATCCAAGAAAACCGCCTCAAACTTAAGCTCAAAGCTGGTCAGCCAGCCTTTGGCGTGATCTCCACCTCGACCGATCCACAGCTCGCCGAACTCTTCGGCTTGGCAGGCTACGACTACTACATGCTCGACGCCGAACATGGACTGCTTCACCCCGACCAGGCTGTCAACGTCATCCGCGCCTGCGAGTTGACGGGCATGACTCCCCTCGTCCGCATCGGACCGAAAGACCCGAAGCTCGTCCTGCAATATCTCGACGCAGGAATGCTGGGCGTGATGATGCCCGACCTGAGAAATGCGTCAGAGGTGAAAATGCTCATCGACGCAGTGAAATATCCACCCGTCGGGAAAAGAGGCGTAGGCATTTCGCGCGCATCCAAATACATGGCATACAGTGGGGGAGCAGAAAAATACATCCAATTCGCCAACGAACAGACGATGGTCATCCCGCAATTTGAAGACCCCGCCTTGCTCAACGACTTTGAAGCCATGATCTCCCAGCCGCACGTGGACGCAGTCGTCATCGGTCCGCGTGACCTTTCGCTCAACATGGGCTTCCCTGACGGACCCAATCACCCCGAAGTGCAAGAGATAATCGATAAGGTTTTTGCTATTTGCAAAAAGGCAGGCGTTGCTGCAGGCATCACCGCAGGTGTGAAAGCCGACGCGGATAACATGATCGCCCGCGGCGCGACGATGATTCTCGGCATCGCTCAAGTGCTCATCATGAACGGCGCGAAGACACTATTGAAGTGA
- a CDS encoding DNA-binding protein yields MISLSHINTQSTRVFMGTLTNGEAIHDAFAKIARIQNIHAATFEMLGGLTEVEFTEYDFINKTRKPPLVFARPLEILSGHGTISRLNDEPHIHTHLMLSFRDESATNGIALLGGHAARAIAFAIEFTLTVYDGVPVNRAIHKGTGLQLWDFPAF; encoded by the coding sequence ATGATCTCCCTCTCCCACATCAACACCCAATCCACCCGCGTATTTATGGGCACGCTCACGAACGGCGAAGCGATTCATGATGCCTTTGCAAAAATCGCCCGCATACAAAACATCCATGCAGCAACATTTGAAATGCTGGGCGGATTGACCGAAGTTGAGTTCACCGAATATGACTTCATAAACAAAACGCGCAAGCCGCCGCTGGTCTTTGCCCGTCCGTTGGAGATTCTCTCAGGTCACGGAACAATCTCCCGATTAAATGACGAGCCGCACATCCATACACATCTGATGCTCTCCTTCCGCGACGAATCCGCGACGAACGGCATCGCCCTCCTCGGCGGACACGCCGCCCGCGCCATCGCTTTCGCCATCGAATTCACGCTGACCGTATACGACGGCGTACCTGTCAACAGAGCTATACACAAGGGGACAGGTTTGCAACTTTGGGATTTCCCCGCTTTTTAG
- a CDS encoding GntR family transcriptional regulator — protein MPKVDRSSPLPLHYQLKQHLLEKIESGEWKSNDLIPSEQELQNSFGLSRITVRQALSDLVYEGLLIRERGRGTFVAPPKMTHSPDDRRSLTEFMMEKGITPGWKVIEKGFIEANKEVAANLKLPHKTRVYRIRRLRLAEDEAIGQHTAYLPESVSSQINEAGLLEGGSLNYISHISQMTTSRATRSIEAVAASDLDVKLLHLTLGSPVLMIQRVVLSAAGEPLEFLQARYRGDRFKYQIGD, from the coding sequence ATGCCAAAAGTTGACCGAAGTTCACCCCTACCCCTGCACTACCAGTTGAAACAACATCTGCTCGAAAAGATCGAATCGGGTGAATGGAAATCGAACGACCTCATCCCCTCCGAACAGGAATTACAGAATTCGTTCGGCTTGAGCCGTATCACCGTCCGACAGGCGTTAAGCGACCTTGTCTATGAAGGCTTGCTCATCCGCGAGCGTGGACGCGGTACCTTCGTCGCGCCGCCCAAGATGACCCACAGCCCCGATGACCGCCGCAGTCTCACCGAGTTCATGATGGAGAAGGGCATCACGCCCGGCTGGAAAGTGATCGAAAAAGGATTTATCGAAGCCAATAAAGAAGTGGCGGCGAATCTCAAACTTCCGCATAAGACCCGCGTGTATCGTATCCGCCGCTTGCGCCTGGCGGAAGATGAAGCCATCGGGCAGCACACGGCTTATTTGCCCGAATCAGTTTCCAGTCAGATCAATGAAGCGGGGCTGTTGGAAGGCGGATCGCTCAACTACATCAGCCACATCTCGCAGATGACGACATCCCGCGCCACTCGTTCCATCGAAGCCGTCGCCGCCTCAGACCTCGACGTGAAGTTGCTTCATTTGACTTTGGGCTCGCCTGTGCTGATGATTCAACGTGTAGTGCTCAGCGCCGCTGGCGAACCGCTGGAATTTTTGCAGGCGCGTTATCGCGGCGACCGATTTAAATATCAAATTGGAGATTAA
- a CDS encoding DUF3891 family protein, producing MIIQTSLEGKPNFAIEQPDHTRTCGQLARAFGNENFSQPTPHDLVIYIVEHHDEGWASIDALREQSPTTGLPHHLTQTPIQYLIQTSKGSPEFNEKHHAYCGLLSSMHTYGLFNGRYGLSDFIFIDKIPAEHKAAADAMLADELARQARLKADLETEPVSQAWIQDAALFNNYKLLQFFDTLALYFHTTHTEGRKEGKFLNVPDGKGTDHTISITPREDGSYALSPWVFEGDVLEISVEGRYITAQPQGTDFKSIFDNTPKEKQIYKLVRG from the coding sequence ATGATTATTCAAACCTCACTTGAAGGCAAGCCCAACTTCGCCATCGAACAACCCGACCACACGCGCACATGCGGTCAACTGGCGCGCGCGTTTGGCAATGAAAATTTTTCTCAACCCACACCGCACGATCTCGTCATCTACATCGTCGAACATCACGATGAAGGCTGGGCGTCCATCGACGCGTTGCGCGAGCAATCGCCGACTACGGGCTTGCCGCATCACCTCACGCAGACCCCCATTCAATATCTTATTCAAACCAGTAAGGGTTCGCCCGAGTTCAATGAAAAACATCATGCTTATTGCGGCTTGCTTTCGTCCATGCACACCTACGGCTTGTTCAATGGGCGCTACGGTCTGTCGGATTTTATTTTCATTGACAAGATTCCAGCGGAGCACAAAGCCGCCGCGGATGCGATGCTCGCGGATGAACTTGCCCGTCAAGCCCGCCTCAAAGCGGACCTTGAAACTGAACCTGTTTCCCAAGCATGGATTCAAGATGCAGCCTTGTTCAATAACTACAAACTCTTGCAATTCTTCGATACCTTGGCTCTTTACTTCCATACCACGCACACCGAAGGACGCAAGGAAGGCAAGTTCCTTAACGTGCCCGATGGCAAAGGGACGGATCACACCATCAGCATCACTCCACGAGAAGACGGCTCGTATGCTCTATCTCCTTGGGTCTTCGAAGGTGACGTGCTCGAAATCTCGGTCGAAGGGCGTTACATCACTGCTCAACCTCAAGGCACAGACTTCAAATCCATTTTCGACAACACGCCCAAAGAGAAACAAATCTACAAACTGGTGCGCGGGTAA
- a CDS encoding aromatic ring-hydroxylating dioxygenase subunit alpha, with protein sequence MLKNFWWPLEFSHVIKDKPMRVTALEQEFVLYRTPDGAAHVLSDLCVHRGGALSDGWMNGDCIVCPYHGWEYKSDGSCVKIPAHPDLPVPKKARVDSYPTVEKYGYIWAFLGDLPEAERPALPDLPYFDDPNFKVVRGTFEWPVYYERALENSLDAAHAPFVHGGAFGNREEPAIPDYETTHHPLGAEMVVTLKPKRKNIPGLWKRLYKEEAEPKGVRTRAAFWMPCMTLLEVELPMGLMILFNFHVPVNEFKTITKWTQLRTFFKGNWADGDALKRVLKIFNQDYPIVLAQRPELLPYDIGAELSVKSDGIQIAYRKMRKKYIDMGWQIDVHRIKKEYGRQHAVVIPSPARKEVPELAKAWVLNEVPTTQVKPSDD encoded by the coding sequence ATGCTGAAGAATTTTTGGTGGCCCCTGGAATTTTCGCACGTGATCAAAGACAAGCCGATGCGCGTGACGGCGCTGGAGCAGGAGTTTGTGTTGTATCGTACGCCTGATGGTGCGGCGCATGTGTTGAGTGATCTGTGTGTGCATCGCGGCGGGGCGCTTTCGGATGGCTGGATGAACGGCGATTGCATTGTGTGTCCGTATCATGGCTGGGAATATAAATCGGATGGTTCGTGTGTGAAGATTCCAGCGCACCCCGACTTGCCTGTGCCGAAGAAGGCGCGTGTGGATTCATACCCGACTGTTGAAAAGTATGGATACATCTGGGCGTTCCTCGGTGACTTGCCCGAAGCCGAACGACCTGCGTTGCCCGACTTGCCGTATTTCGATGACCCAAATTTCAAAGTGGTGCGCGGCACATTCGAGTGGCCCGTCTATTATGAACGTGCGCTCGAAAATAGTTTGGACGCGGCGCACGCGCCCTTCGTGCATGGCGGCGCGTTCGGCAACCGCGAAGAGCCTGCCATCCCCGATTATGAAACCACGCATCATCCGTTGGGTGCGGAGATGGTCGTAACGCTCAAGCCGAAGCGCAAGAACATCCCTGGTTTGTGGAAGCGTTTGTATAAAGAAGAAGCCGAGCCAAAAGGTGTGCGAACCCGCGCCGCGTTCTGGATGCCGTGCATGACCCTACTTGAAGTGGAATTGCCGATGGGCTTGATGATCCTGTTCAACTTCCATGTGCCTGTGAATGAGTTCAAGACCATCACCAAGTGGACGCAGCTGCGCACGTTCTTCAAAGGCAACTGGGCAGACGGCGATGCGCTCAAGCGTGTGCTGAAGATATTCAATCAAGATTATCCGATCGTGCTCGCGCAGCGCCCCGAACTTCTACCCTACGACATCGGCGCGGAACTTTCGGTGAAGAGTGATGGCATTCAAATTGCCTACCGCAAGATGCGCAAAAAGTACATCGACATGGGCTGGCAGATCGACGTACATCGCATCAAAAAGGAATACGGTCGCCAACATGCGGTGGTCATCCCTTCGCCCGCCCGCAAGGAAGTACCCGAACTCGCCAAGGCATGGGTGTTGAACGAAGTGCCGACCACGCAAGTCAAACCGTCTGATGATTAG
- a CDS encoding SDR family oxidoreductase, giving the protein MSKAIVITGSTKGIGYGLAEEFLKRGHNVVVSGRNQERLDKAVSALAASHKNVAGCLCDVTKYDDNEKLFAFAKEKFGRVDIWINNAGVAHPMTNVWELPLEVIHDAVNANVYGSIYGSRVAIKGMLEQGGGWIYNLEGFGSSGRTMAGLSVYGMTKAAAAFFGKSLAKEVANTPVKVATIQPGMVITDMVTGQYKTTEELEKVKPIFNIIANRLSDVVPWIADQILANQKNGALLQFQPRLKLMLRFLTALFVKRNVFD; this is encoded by the coding sequence ATGAGTAAGGCTATTGTCATTACTGGCTCCACTAAAGGCATCGGCTACGGACTCGCCGAGGAATTTCTCAAACGCGGGCACAATGTTGTCGTCAGCGGACGGAATCAAGAACGGCTTGATAAGGCTGTTTCGGCGCTTGCCGCAAGCCACAAGAATGTCGCTGGTTGTTTGTGCGATGTCACAAAATATGACGATAACGAAAAACTCTTTGCCTTTGCCAAAGAGAAATTTGGTCGCGTGGATATTTGGATCAACAACGCAGGTGTTGCCCACCCAATGACCAACGTCTGGGAATTGCCGCTTGAGGTCATTCATGATGCGGTCAACGCCAATGTGTATGGCTCGATCTACGGTTCGCGCGTCGCCATCAAAGGGATGCTGGAACAGGGTGGCGGGTGGATCTATAACCTTGAAGGCTTTGGCTCCAGCGGACGTACCATGGCTGGTCTCTCCGTCTACGGCATGACTAAAGCCGCAGCGGCGTTTTTTGGTAAATCATTGGCAAAAGAAGTGGCGAACACGCCTGTAAAAGTGGCAACGATCCAGCCTGGCATGGTTATCACGGACATGGTCACGGGTCAATACAAAACGACCGAAGAGTTGGAGAAGGTCAAGCCGATCTTCAATATCATTGCCAACCGTCTCAGTGATGTTGTGCCATGGATCGCTGACCAGATACTTGCCAACCAAAAGAATGGCGCATTACTTCAATTCCAGCCACGCTTGAAGTTGATGCTGAGATTTCTAACCGCGCTGTTTGTGAAGCGCAATGTCTTCGATTAG
- a CDS encoding hydroxymethylglutaryl-CoA lyase produces MTFDPNDFKRAMGQFASGVTVVTSKHGETPIGITASSFTSLSLDPPLVLVSLNKKLFTHNVIAESGFFAVNVLSARQLEIGMRFAGMKPEIKDRFAGLKTHTAVTGSPLLPDSLAWVDCTVWARYDGGDHTIFVGKVKDLSVSELDMPLLYHNRLWRRSEALQIPTVPMEVNLVEVGLRDGIQREEKFIPTDMKVEYASLLADAGLKNIQASSFVNPKIVPQMADAEEVFARLPKRDDVTFSALVLNMKGVERAISAGVKQLEMGVPASETLAKKNANTTVEDGIAETAEMVKMAREHGVKVRVGVQVAFGCAYEGRIEQAKVVSMARRFLAMGIDELSLADSAGLGNPQLIRRIVQEVLPLAGNVPVVLHLHDTRGQGLANLLSALKSGVTMFDTSFGGLGGCPFIQTAKGNVATEDTANMLHEMGIQTGVDIGKVAALSRKMETFLGKELPAKMHRLVESGK; encoded by the coding sequence ATGACCTTTGACCCCAACGATTTCAAACGCGCAATGGGACAGTTTGCTTCGGGTGTGACAGTGGTCACGTCCAAGCATGGTGAGACTCCCATTGGCATTACGGCGAGTTCGTTCACCAGTCTGAGTCTTGACCCGCCGCTGGTGCTGGTTTCGCTTAATAAAAAACTGTTCACGCATAATGTCATTGCTGAGAGCGGATTTTTTGCCGTGAATGTTTTGTCGGCGCGGCAGTTGGAGATCGGGATGCGCTTTGCAGGCATGAAACCTGAGATCAAAGATCGTTTCGCAGGGCTGAAGACTCACACGGCAGTGACGGGAAGTCCGCTGCTGCCTGATTCGCTGGCGTGGGTTGATTGCACCGTCTGGGCGAGGTATGACGGCGGCGACCACACCATCTTTGTGGGCAAGGTCAAGGACTTGTCTGTGTCAGAGTTGGACATGCCCCTTCTTTACCACAACAGGCTCTGGCGTAGGAGCGAAGCGCTTCAAATCCCAACGGTGCCGATGGAAGTTAATTTGGTGGAAGTCGGCTTGCGGGATGGAATCCAGCGTGAGGAGAAATTCATCCCGACCGATATGAAGGTGGAATACGCCTCTCTCTTAGCCGACGCTGGACTCAAAAATATCCAAGCCTCTTCCTTCGTCAATCCGAAGATCGTGCCGCAGATGGCGGACGCTGAAGAAGTGTTTGCGCGGCTGCCCAAGCGTGATGATGTGACCTTTAGCGCGTTGGTGCTGAACATGAAAGGCGTGGAGCGCGCGATCTCCGCGGGCGTGAAGCAGTTGGAGATGGGCGTGCCTGCCAGTGAAACGCTCGCGAAGAAAAATGCCAACACGACCGTTGAAGATGGAATCGCGGAAACTGCCGAGATGGTGAAGATGGCGCGCGAACATGGCGTGAAAGTGCGCGTCGGTGTGCAGGTGGCGTTCGGTTGTGCATACGAAGGCAGGATCGAACAGGCAAAGGTCGTTTCGATGGCACGTCGATTCTTGGCGATGGGTATTGATGAACTCTCGCTAGCGGACTCGGCTGGACTTGGTAACCCTCAATTGATTCGACGCATTGTGCAAGAGGTTCTGCCGTTGGCAGGCAATGTGCCTGTGGTCTTGCATTTGCACGACACACGCGGACAAGGCTTGGCGAATTTGTTGTCCGCGTTGAAATCGGGCGTGACCATGTTCGATACATCCTTCGGCGGACTGGGCGGTTGTCCGTTCATTCAAACGGCGAAGGGCAATGTCGCCACCGAAGACACGGCGAATATGCTGCATGAAATGGGAATCCAAACGGGCGTGGATATTGGGAAAGTAGCAGCACTTTCTCGCAAGATGGAGACGTTTCTTGGCAAAGAACTTCCTGCCAAAATGCACAGACTTGTAGAAAGTGGAAAGTAG
- a CDS encoding 3-isopropylmalate dehydratase large subunit, with the protein MNQTISEKILSQHAGKPVKAGDIAIVRVDGVMATDATAPFAIKAFHQMGGKKLWDVERVSLIIDHASPAPNETVANLHKLMRVFSAEMGCRLYDIGEGICHQLMVENAHVKPGDLFLGADSHSPTYGALNAFGIGVGSTDLAATMLTGKSWLKVPKTIKITLNGELKKGVTAKDLILFLVKQLGAEGANYQAIEFTGETIKSMTLASRMVLANMSSEMGSKTGLVDPTGLDLWYPFEPTFPDAGADYVRELTFDVSNLRPQIAKPHSPENVVSIDELKGTKVHYAFIGSCTNTRLEDLHAAAHVLKGKRLTSTRLIIAPASKKVFNDALKDGTIQILSDAGATFITSGCGPCVGSHLGVPGDGEVVISSTNRNFQGRMGNPKAQVYLGSPAVVAASALAGEITEPTE; encoded by the coding sequence ATGAACCAAACCATTTCCGAAAAAATCCTCTCCCAACACGCTGGCAAGCCTGTGAAAGCAGGCGATATTGCCATTGTCCGCGTGGATGGCGTGATGGCAACCGATGCAACCGCGCCGTTTGCGATCAAGGCGTTCCATCAGATGGGCGGGAAGAAACTTTGGGACGTTGAACGCGTGTCGCTGATCATCGACCATGCTTCGCCTGCGCCGAATGAGACAGTGGCCAACCTGCATAAACTCATGCGCGTTTTTTCAGCGGAAATGGGTTGCAGACTGTACGACATCGGCGAAGGGATCTGTCACCAGTTGATGGTGGAGAATGCACACGTCAAACCAGGTGACCTCTTCCTCGGCGCGGACTCGCACTCCCCGACTTACGGCGCTCTGAACGCTTTCGGGATCGGCGTCGGTTCGACGGACTTAGCCGCCACGATGCTAACGGGTAAGTCCTGGTTGAAGGTGCCGAAGACTATCAAGATCACATTGAATGGCGAATTGAAAAAAGGCGTGACCGCCAAAGATCTGATTTTGTTTTTGGTCAAGCAACTCGGCGCGGAAGGCGCGAATTATCAAGCCATTGAATTCACAGGCGAGACGATCAAATCCATGACGCTTGCCAGCCGCATGGTTCTCGCCAACATGAGTTCCGAAATGGGATCGAAGACAGGCTTGGTTGACCCAACGGGACTCGACCTTTGGTATCCCTTCGAGCCGACTTTCCCCGATGCAGGCGCGGACTATGTCCGCGAGTTGACCTTTGATGTTTCAAACCTCCGCCCTCAAATTGCCAAACCACATTCACCTGAAAATGTCGTTTCGATTGACGAACTCAAAGGCACAAAAGTACATTACGCCTTTATCGGTTCCTGTACCAATACTCGGCTTGAAGATTTACACGCCGCAGCACACGTGCTGAAAGGCAAAAGACTTACCAGTACGCGTCTCATCATTGCGCCCGCCTCCAAAAAAGTGTTCAACGACGCGCTCAAGGATGGCACGATCCAAATTCTCTCCGATGCAGGCGCGACCTTCATCACCTCAGGATGCGGTCCGTGTGTGGGATCACACCTCGGCGTACCTGGGGATGGGGAAGTGGTGATCTCATCCACGAACCGTAATTTTCAAGGACGCATGGGTAACCCGAAGGCGCAGGTCTATCTCGGTTCGCCCGCGGTTGTGGCAGCGTCTGCGCTGGCGGGTGAGATTACGGAGCCAACAGAATGA
- a CDS encoding 3-isopropylmalate dehydratase small subunit, with translation MTTAHVYPIDNIDTDRIIPGKYTKTLDMSALASHVLEDLDSEFSKKVQQGDILVAGNNFGCGSSREQAPIALKAAGVSVVVARTFARIFYRNAINIGLPVIEVEHHNIQSGDSISVDLEHGVVINHTKNETYQATKMPQQMIDILNAGGLVNYLVQHGDYV, from the coding sequence ATGACCACTGCTCACGTTTACCCAATTGATAACATAGACACCGACCGCATCATCCCAGGTAAATACACCAAGACTTTGGATATGTCCGCGTTGGCTTCGCATGTGCTGGAAGACCTCGACTCTGAGTTTTCAAAGAAGGTTCAGCAGGGTGACATCCTCGTGGCTGGAAATAACTTCGGCTGCGGTTCATCGCGCGAGCAGGCGCCGATCGCCCTCAAAGCCGCGGGTGTTTCGGTGGTGGTGGCGCGAACCTTCGCAAGAATTTTTTATCGCAACGCCATCAACATCGGTCTCCCCGTCATCGAAGTGGAACATCACAACATTCAATCAGGCGATTCCATCTCGGTTGACCTTGAGCATGGCGTCGTCATCAATCATACAAAGAACGAAACCTATCAAGCCACCAAAATGCCGCAGCAAATGATCGACATTCTCAACGCGGGCGGGTTGGTGAATTACCTTGTTCAGCATGGTGACTATGTCTAG